A stretch of Lathyrus oleraceus cultivar Zhongwan6 chromosome 6, CAAS_Psat_ZW6_1.0, whole genome shotgun sequence DNA encodes these proteins:
- the LOC127098054 gene encoding protein SIEVE ELEMENT OCCLUSION B, with amino-acid sequence MSFSNSAAAATGTLVQHGGNATNNNSLIQKNATSPHSHHKANNYLPNPFELHDSQILDKVYLTHVTDDQFCDTDIIFDLVSTLVLQTNTQIPVTGFKPDFPTLKLISCQMITTRSAAHCVHQTTLWILQNLRSYSWDAKALITLAAFTLEYGNYLHLTRVTATDPIGNSLRQLNQIQTRNISTDITELVSFIVHQLLHLKEWATWSAEGYDPEDVPALTEALQEIPVFVYWTIASIVASTGNLVGVSDYKLSEYRERLSGIVQKLVVHLNNCKLQISYIDDLFNRRKIFDKPKDIVDCLKALIHRNGTDSPQIYEGAIHVKTGLEVFRNKHVLVFISSLDSIEDEISLLNSIYERLQENSKESIKGFKKEDFKILWIPIVNNWDDIRKERFRALKSGIKWYAVEYFYELPGHRIITDPERIGYIGNPIIPVFNPQGYITNIDAMDLIFQWGIDAFPFRKSDGIDLTLKWKWLWDVIKKATPGLQVKGDRYIFIYGGTNNKWIQDFTLELEKIKRHEILKRADVIIENYQLGKEDPNRVPSFWIGVERKKQNKKHQEALDCEIQDIVKSLFCLKRDPQGWIILSKGQNIKLLGHGEPAYQTLAEFQNWKDRVLEKEGFDIAFKEYYEMKAKELSGRQPCEVVNVDTYSSNVIATIACPNPMCGRVMEVSSVHYKCCHRDEPNNFGV; translated from the exons ATGTCCTTTTCTAACTCAGCTGCTGCTGCAACTGGTACTTTGGTTCAACATGGTGGCAATGCCACTAATAATAACAGTTTGATCCAAAAGAATGCCACTTCTCCACATTCACACCACAAAGCTAATAATTACTTGCCAAACCCATTTGAACTTCATGATTCTCAAATCTTGGACAAAGTCTATCTCACACATGTCACTGATGATCAGTTTTGTGATACTGATATTATTTTCGACCTTGTCTCCACTCTTGTACTTCAG ACTAATACACAGATTCCTGTTACCGGTTTCAAACCAGATTTTCCTACATTGAAGCTGATTTCTTGTCAG ATGATAACTACACGTAGTGCTGCACACTGTGTTCACCAAACAACACTGTGGATTCTCCAAAACCTGAGATCCTACTCTTGGGATGCAAAAGCACTTATAACTCTAGCTGCATTCACTTTGGAGTATGGAAACTATTTGCACCTTACTAGGGTCACAGCAACAGACCCAATTGGAAACTCGTTGAGACAACTGAATCAAATTCAAACCAGAAATATCTCAACTGATATAACTGAATTGGTCTCATTCATAGTGCATCAGTTGCTGCACCTAAAAGAGTGGGCAACATGGTCTGCGGAAGGCTATGATCCAGAAGATGTTCCTGCTTTGACAGAAGCCTTGCAAGAGATTCCTGTCTTTGTTTATTGGACAATTGCTTCCATTGTCGCTTCTACCGGCAATCTAGTCGGTGTTTC GGACTATAAATTATCAGAGTATAGAGAGAGGCTTTCTGGCATTGTTCAGAAATTGGTTGTGCATTTGAACAATTGCAAGCTACAAATAA GCTACATAGACGATTTATTTAACCGCAGGAAGATCTTTGATAAGCCCAAAGATATTGTTGATTGTTTGAAAGCCTTGATCCACCGTAACGGAACTGATAGTCCTCAGATCTATGAAGGTGCCATTCATGTTAAAACG GGTCTTGAAGTTTTTAGGAACAAACATGTATTGGTGTTCATTTCGAGTCTTGATAGCATTGAAGATGAGATTTCACTTTTGAATTCAATCTATGAAAGATTGCAAGAAAACTCAAAAGAATCAATAAAAGGTTTCAAGAAAGAAGACTTCAAGATTTTGTGGATCCCCATTGTGAACAATTGGGACGATATTCGCAAGGAACGTTTCAGAGCATTGAAGAGCGGAATCAAATGGTATGCAGTGGAGTATTTCTATGAGTTACCAGGCCACAGGATAATAACAGATCCAGAAAGAATAGGGTACATTGGTAATCCAATTATCCCAGTGTTCAACCCTCAAGGTTACATAACAAATATAGATGCTATGGACTTGATTTTCCAATGGGGGATAGATGCATTCCCATTTAGGAAAAGTGATGGTATTGACCTTACTTTAAAGTGGAAGTGGCTTTGGGATGTAATAAAAAAAGCAACTCCTGGACTACAG GTGAAAGGGGACAGATACATCTTTATCTATGGTGGTACCAACAACAAATGGATCCAAGATTTCACACTTGAGCTAGAAAAGATCAAAAGGCACGAGATTCTGAAACGCGCTGATGTTATAATAGAGAATTATCAATTGGGCAAAGAAGACCCTAACCGCGTTCCTAGTTTCTGGATTGGTGTAGAAAGGAAGAAACAAAACAAGAAGCATCAAGAAGCACTGGACTGTGAGATTCAAGACATTGTGAAAAGCTTGTTTTGTCTGAAAAGGGATCCACAAGGATGGATTATTCTAAGCAAAGGACAGAACATTAAGCTTCTGGGTCATGGGGAACCTGCTTATCAAACATTGGCTGAGTTTCAGAATTGGAAAGATAGAGTGTTGGAGAAGGAAGGGTTTGATATTGCATTCAAAGAGTATTATGAGATGAAGGCTAAAGAGCTATCTGGTCGTCAACCATGTGAAGTTGTTAATGTCGATACTTATAGCTCAAATGTTATAGCTACTATAGCATGCCCAAATCCTATGTGTGGACGTGTGATGGAGGTTTCATCTGTTCATTACAAGTGCTGCCATCGTGATGAACCAAATAATTTTGGTGTTTGA